Sequence from the Sulfuracidifex tepidarius genome:
CATGGACAGGAGCATGGATACTTCCATCAAGCTATACACGGTCTTTATAGTAGTATTGAATTGGAAGAGATCTACATTTCTCATTAGCCTTATCCCGTGGAGCAGTGCTATCAACATAGCTCTCCTGAATGCAAATACGTCGTTCAGTAAGGGTATCCCAAACTGTTGTCTCTCCATCACGTGATCCAAGATCCTGAGGAAATGGAGGGAGAAATCCATGGTTAGGATAGAATTCTCAGCTAGAACCAGCACTGGTAACAAGTACCAGTAAGTGAGGACGTAAAAGTACACTGGGTTCCTCGTGGTCCTCTCCTCAATTTCTTTCACGTAATAGTAGTACCCAGCCTTGAACCACCTCGTCATTTGGTTGATGAGGTCCTTCAAGTTTGACGGAGGTGCTGTGAGAGCCCTCACACTTTCCTCCATCTTCACTTTGAGACCTCTGGATTTCAGGAACATTGTGATCTCCCTGTCATCACCGTAGAACCCTTCCTTGGGCTTTAAGAATTCTTCTGAATTTATGAACTGAGACACGGCGTCGGTTCTGTACATGGAGCACTGCCCGTTAAGGACCATCAGACCACCGTTCTTCTGTAGAACTCTGGCGTTTATCTTCCTGAAGAAGTCCATGACCCTTGATGAAAAGTAGACTATAGAATTAGGGGAATGCATGACCTCAACGTTGGGCGTTATTCCCCCTGTTTCATCATCGAACCTCGACGCCAGCTCCTCTATCCCGTTTTCCTCAATTACTGTGTCGCTGTCCAACAACATGATAAGTGGAGTCTTCACCTCTCTTACTCCCCTGGATACTGCAACCTTCTTTCCGGAATGCGGGATTTCGATGAACTCCCCGCCCAGCGACTTAGTGATTTCCTTGTAAGGGAAGGAACAACCATCTCCTACTACGATGAATTTCACACCTTGCTTCGCCACAGACTTCACTGTTTCCAGGAAGGTCGACTCGTCCTCCCTGTAAACTGGGATCACCACAGTAACGTCTTTTGCGTGGTACTTCCCGAGTTTCTTCGCAGTCACAGGCTTTCTCCCGTAGATGAAGATTATCAGAAAATACACGATTGAAACAAAGGTCAGCCCTTCGTCCATATATATATAGTCAATAGATAACATTCCTACCTATAGTAAGTATGTATTTGCGTAGAATAAAAAGGTTCACTTAAAAAATGAAGTATTTTCTTTCCCCTCCTTTGCTCGTTAGAAGCAGCTCACTTCTGGAGCTGAGGAAGAGGAAGCCATTGAGATGACCCTTTCAAGGTAGTTGGCTGCGTTGACTATCTCAGTTAAGTTCCCTCCTCCGTTGTTTAGTTGTTCCCACACTCCTTGCACTGACATCCCTTGAAGGTAGGTTGGATTGATCATTGGAGTAGTCATTACCCAAGTACCGTTCGGACCGGTAACTATCAACCCGAAGTTGAGGTGGGGAGGTTTGACTATGTATGCAGAGGCGTTATGGTAACCTTTCACCGGTACTTCGGTTTCATATTTGATAAACAGGGAAGCTATGTCAGAGGAGAGGCTATCGTTTAGTATAGCCTCTCCTTTGTACACGAGTTGACTCGTCAGTATGGGAACGCCTGAGACGTAAGTACCGTTACTCAGAGTCGCGCTTGCGTTGAGGTATTCATTGTATACATACACTACCTTGAAGAGAATGGTGGAATTAGGCGTGAAATTAAGGAATATTAAGCCAGGTATGTTAGAGGCTACCTTGTCGAACGGGTCTGAGGTGTGGTTGTAGTAAGTGAACTTACCGAAATGTGCGAGAGCACCGTATATGGCCCACGATGCAGTAGCTCCGACGGGACATCCTACCCAGGATTGTTCTATTACTTCAACCTTTCCCGCTGGAGCGTAGTCCTGATTGCTTACCTTAACGAACTGGTACATGGGGATAGAAGTCACGTTATATTGGGACGTGCCGTTTGACACTGTCGAGCTCTGGTCAGGTTTAGAGGAAGATGAAGTTGAACCTCCATGATAATGCGGCATTACAATTATCAGAGAAGCCGCAGCTATCAACAGGATCAGCACTCCGATAATTACGAGTTTATTCATATTAGCTTACTCTTTTCTTTGTTAATTTAAAAGTTATTCATAATTTAGGTATAAAAGAAAATAGTGTCTGATTATCGAAAAGCCCTTTCAGGAAATCTATAATAGGTAATAGCTCAGACCTACCACGGATTCCTCAGCGA
This genomic interval carries:
- a CDS encoding glycosyltransferase — its product is MDEGLTFVSIVYFLIIFIYGRKPVTAKKLGKYHAKDVTVVIPVYREDESTFLETVKSVAKQGVKFIVVGDGCSFPYKEITKSLGGEFIEIPHSGKKVAVSRGVREVKTPLIMLLDSDTVIEENGIEELASRFDDETGGITPNVEVMHSPNSIVYFSSRVMDFFRKINARVLQKNGGLMVLNGQCSMYRTDAVSQFINSEEFLKPKEGFYGDDREITMFLKSRGLKVKMEESVRALTAPPSNLKDLINQMTRWFKAGYYYYVKEIEERTTRNPVYFYVLTYWYLLPVLVLAENSILTMDFSLHFLRILDHVMERQQFGIPLLNDVFAFRRAMLIALLHGIRLMRNVDLFQFNTTIKTVYSLMEVSMLLSMSYSMKIKSKEVIYSLVAFPLMFITSMLAMFSLIGKESFKQLKTLFI
- a CDS encoding DUF929 domain-containing protein, which codes for MNKLVIIGVLILLIAAASLIIVMPHYHGGSTSSSSKPDQSSTVSNGTSQYNVTSIPMYQFVKVSNQDYAPAGKVEVIEQSWVGCPVGATASWAIYGALAHFGKFTYYNHTSDPFDKVASNIPGLIFLNFTPNSTILFKVVYVYNEYLNASATLSNGTYVSGVPILTSQLVYKGEAILNDSLSSDIASLFIKYETEVPVKGYHNASAYIVKPPHLNFGLIVTGPNGTWVMTTPMINPTYLQGMSVQGVWEQLNNGGGNLTEIVNAANYLERVISMASSSSAPEVSCF